A single region of the Sorghum bicolor cultivar BTx623 chromosome 7, Sorghum_bicolor_NCBIv3, whole genome shotgun sequence genome encodes:
- the LOC8054829 gene encoding uncharacterized protein LOC8054829 isoform X4: protein MSCLLNSQNSSGETSGAGTRASMERVKHENFCRAVAEDNTALLLLAVGNSRKEALCRIRKGSDASRVLDPEMSARLLHLACKHDAVECARLLLEGGSGIAAAPIDARDQLTWTPLHVAAETHSTRCIELLLSKNARTDLRVVDGRPLLPLEIALMSRRVQTKWSVDNSIEDLLSFLKQMDLNAVRLLAEETRVVGELAYRYAMEGSVPALAMLLLVVEEKISPQVSVVIQGVSTKRSIYNSIVDEALSMGDASARDGNERRKALLCEIQLLNQFGSASWRDHNDRRTLPPLLRAAKVGDMNVIKMLLMGNVDVNEADSEGNTALHWCLSGASYTKEPRIVWLLLKNGARVFQWNKLGLTPVHSAAAKGNYKALQSLLLHAQDCVDIPTKTKETPLFFAVNNGFVDCAKLLLCFGADTKARNLRKQRPIDVATSQDMRFILSSANVLPWNHSSPQQNRVMRKKIYKELLGDKFDDHDKDYCDDNYTGFKTSVGQYDFRSSNHSAQGLKSKSQYVPKQAQGSKFVPRGHPAAPVVPATSVARTPTQAPVATAETAPPSAQPQAAPAATLAASGDADVYSQAASNLVSGNNLEQIIQQILDMGGGTWERDTVVRALRAAYNNPERAIDYLYSGIPVNVETPPVAGAPAGGQQTNQQAPSPAQPAVASPVQPSAASARPDANPLILFPQVNLHFCGRKIRTSLLPGLSIVKLVQLALLENNIRTTDFYLLLNGRLLDEHVTVNDIPAESNIQVRPRVRGGVDEVHETTYRSIDTVINKRGHEKMFRRVIIPKQLGKRYACLLSPFSQYILFGILRCVCREAHQFGKCYNGAFTLADFMISKKGHIKMSSSVFLDNYTPQGGEADYRQLYRILLVFVDAERGLVPLYFAHLLDTLRSTNELNRRDPDSITFLLNHPSLLTYAERHRLFCLIDQMILKLPREEKEKVFKKVNSIPGYSKWDSNFEVMKEFNRVYNFPSGKGIHRYAGSGLNTTIHFCRNYLSHPEDWVSILFAEVAISLLVEDMLAKVIKELLDYQPPVYDCQCKGGYRHNVKSGWCCLLRLTELMAPWLGGPSRT, encoded by the exons ATGAGTTGTCTTTTGAATTCGCAGAACTCAAGTGGAGAAACCAGCGGGGCAGGAACCAGGGCCAGCATGGAGCGCGTGAAGCACGAGAACTTTTGCCGCGCCGTCGCGGAGGACAACACAGCGCTCCTCCTCTTGGCGGTGGGGAACTCCAGGAAGGAGGCCCTGTGTCGCATCCGCAAGGGCTCCGACGCCTCAAGGGTGCTGGACCCGGAGATGTCCGCGAGGCTGCTCCACCTCGCTTGCAAGCACGACGCGGTGGAGTGCGCGAGGCTGCTCCTAGAGGGCGGCAGCGGGATCGCGGCGGCCCCCATTGACGCAAGGGACCAGCTCACGTGGACGCCGCTCCACGTCGCAGCTGAGACCCACTCGACCAGGTGCATAGAGCTGCTACTCTCCAAGAACGCCCGCACTGATCTCAGGGTGGTTGACGGGAGACCACTTCTCCCGCTTGAGATCGCGCTAATGAGCAGGAG AGTTCAAACTAAATGGTCGGTGGACAACTCAATTGAGGACCTTCTGTCTTTTCTTAAACAAATG GATCTTAATGCAGTAAGGCTCCTAGCAGAGGAAACCAGAGTGGTTGGGGAGCTTGCGTACAGATACGCCATGGAAGGAAGTGTCCCTGCATTGGCAATGCTGCTTCTGGTGGTTGAAGAGAAGATATCGCCACAAGTGAGTGTGGTGATACAGGGCGTCAGCACAAAGCGGTCAATCTACAACTCCATTGTTGATGAGGCTTTATCAATGGGAGATGCTTCAGCTCGTGATGGAAATGAAAGGAGAAAGGCCCTGCTATGTGAGATTCAGCTGCTTAACCAATTTGGATCGGCATCATGGAGGGACCACAATGACAGGAGAACATTACCCCCTCTACTGAGAGCTGCTAAG GTTGGAGATATGAATGTCATAAAGATGCTCCTGATGGGGAATGTTGATGTCAATGAAGCCGACTCTGAAGGAAACACAGCACTTCACTGGTGCCTTAGTGGTGCCTCATATACCAAGGAGCCAAG GATTGTGTGGCTTCTGCTCAAGAATGGCGCAAGAGTTTTCCAGTGGAACAAATTAGGGCTCACACCAGTACACAGCGCTGCAGCTAAGGGCAATTACAAAGCTCTTCAG TCACTTCTGCTTCATGCCCAAGATTGTGTTGATATACCTACCAAGACCAAAGAAACCCCATTGTTCTTTGCAGTGAACAATGGTTTTGTGGATTGTGCAAAACTTCTTTTGTGCTTTGGGGCTGATACCAAAGCCCGGAACCTGAG AAAGCAAAGACCAATTGATGTGGCAACATCCCAGGACATGCGTTTCATTCTTAGCTCTGCAAATGTGTTACCAT GGAACCATAGCTCACCTCAACAGAATCGTGTGATGAGAAAGAAAATTTACAAAGAGCTTCTTGGTGATAAATTTGATGATCATGATAAGGATTACTGTGATGATAA CTATACTGGGTTTAAGACATCAGTAGGCCAATATGATTTTCGGTCCAGTAATCATTCTGCACAAGGGCTTAAGAGTAAAAGCCAATATGTTCCAAAACAAGCACAAGGTTCAAAGTTTGTGCCTCGG GGCCACCCTGCTGCCCCTGTGGTCCCTGCTACATCAGTTGCAAGAACACCTACACAAGCTCCTGTTGCCACAGCTGAAAC GGCACCTCCAAGTGCACAGCCTcaggctgctcctgctgctacgCTTGCTGCATC TGGTGATGCTGATGTGTACAGTCAGGCAGCTTCAAACCTTGTATCTGGCAACAATCTGGAACAGATTATCCAACAAATTCTTGACATGGGTGGTGGTACCTGGGAACGTGATACAGTTGTCCGTGCTCTACGTGCTGCATATAATAACCCTGAGAGAGCTATAGACTACCTATATTCT GGAATTCCTGTGAATGTGGAGACTCCTCCTGTTGCTGGAGCACCTGCTGGtggccaacaaacaaatcagcaGGCCCCATCACCTGCTCAGCCAGCAGTTGCATCACCAGTGCAGCCATCCGCTGCCTCTGCACGGCCCGATGCAAATCCTCTGATCCTTTTTCCTCAG GTCAATCTCCATTTCTGCGGACGTAAAATCCGAACATCTCTTCTACCTGGTCTCTCCATTGTGAAGCTTGTTCAGCTTGCTCTATTGGAGAACAATATCAGAACAACAGATTTTTATTTACTGTTAAATGGAAGACTCTTGGATGAGCATGTGACTGTTAATGACATTCCGGCAGAATCAAATATCCAAGTCCGTCCAAGAGTTCGAGGCGGAGT GGATGAAGTCCATGAGACCACTTACAGAAGTATCGATACTGTGATCAACAAAAGGGGGCATGAGAAGATGTTTAGAAGAGTCATTATTCCGAAGCAATTGGGAAAGCGTTATGCTTGTTTGTTATCACCCTTCTCACAGTACATTTTATTTGGTATCTTACGTTGTGTTTGTCGGGAAGCACACCAGTTTGGCAAGTGTTACAACGGAGCATTTACTTTAGCTGATTTTATGATTTCAAAAAAAGGTCACATTAAGATGAGCTCTTCAGTTTTCTTGGACAATTACACCCCTCAGGGAGGTGAAGCTGACTATAGGCAGTTATATAGGATATTACTGGTATTTGTTGACGCAGAGCGGGGACTTGTGCCTCTCTACTTTGCTCACCTCCTCGACACGCTGCGCAGTACTAATGAGCTTAATCGGCGTGATCCAGATTCCATCACTTTTTTGCTAAATCACCCGAGCCTTCTAACTTATGCAGAAAGACATCGGCTCTTTTGTTTGATTGACCAGATGATTCTTAAGTTACCTAGGGAAGAGAAAGAGAAAGTATTTAAAAAGGTGAATTCAATTCCTGGGTATTCTAAGTGGGATAGCAATTTTGAAGTCATGAAAGAATTTAATAGG GTGTACAATTTCCCTTCTGGCAAAGGCATACATAGATATGCAGGTTCTGGATTGAATACTACGATCCACTTTTGTCGCAATTACTTGAGCCACCCAGAAGATTGG GTGTCAATACTATTTGCTGAGGTGGCTATATCTCTGCTTGTAGAAGATATGCTGGCCAAAGTCATAAAAGAGTTGTTAGATTATCAGCCTCCAGTCTAT GATTGCCAATGTAAGGGCGGATACAGGCACAATGTTAAATCAGGATGGTGCTGCTTACTCAGACTGACAGA ATTAATGGCTCCCTGGCTCGGAGGGCCATCAAGGACTTGA
- the LOC8054829 gene encoding uncharacterized protein LOC8054829 isoform X1, translated as MSCLLNSQNSSGETSGAGTRASMERVKHENFCRAVAEDNTALLLLAVGNSRKEALCRIRKGSDASRVLDPEMSARLLHLACKHDAVECARLLLEGGSGIAAAPIDARDQLTWTPLHVAAETHSTRCIELLLSKNARTDLRVVDGRPLLPLEIALMSRRVQTKWSVDNSIEDLLSFLKQMDLNAVRLLAEETRVVGELAYRYAMEGSVPALAMLLLVVEEKISPQVSVVIQGVSTKRSIYNSIVDEALSMGDASARDGNERRKALLCEIQLLNQFGSASWRDHNDRRTLPPLLRAAKVGDMNVIKMLLMGNVDVNEADSEGNTALHWCLSGASYTKEPRIVWLLLKNGARVFQWNKLGLTPVHSAAAKGNYKALQSLLLHAQDCVDIPTKTKETPLFFAVNNGFVDCAKLLLCFGADTKARNLRKQRPIDVATSQDMRFILSSANVLPWNHSSPQQNRVMRKKIYKELLGDKFDDHDKDYCDDNYTGFKTSVGQYDFRSSNHSAQGLKSKSQYVPKQAQGSKFVPRAKASSSGASTATAAKVPATPGHPAAPVVPATSVARTPTQAPVATAETAPPSAQPQAAPAATLAASGDADVYSQAASNLVSGNNLEQIIQQILDMGGGTWERDTVVRALRAAYNNPERAIDYLYSGIPVNVETPPVAGAPAGGQQTNQQAPSPAQPAVASPVQPSAASARPDANPLILFPQVNLHFCGRKIRTSLLPGLSIVKLVQLALLENNIRTTDFYLLLNGRLLDEHVTVNDIPAESNIQVRPRVRGGVDEVHETTYRSIDTVINKRGHEKMFRRVIIPKQLGKRYACLLSPFSQYILFGILRCVCREAHQFGKCYNGAFTLADFMISKKGHIKMSSSVFLDNYTPQGGEADYRQLYRILLVFVDAERGLVPLYFAHLLDTLRSTNELNRRDPDSITFLLNHPSLLTYAERHRLFCLIDQMILKLPREEKEKVFKKVNSIPGYSKWDSNFEVMKEFNRVYNFPSGKGIHRYAGSGLNTTIHFCRNYLSHPEDWVSILFAEVAISLLVEDMLAKVIKELLDYQPPVYDCQCKGGYRHNVKSGWCCLLRLTELMAPWLGGPSRT; from the exons ATGAGTTGTCTTTTGAATTCGCAGAACTCAAGTGGAGAAACCAGCGGGGCAGGAACCAGGGCCAGCATGGAGCGCGTGAAGCACGAGAACTTTTGCCGCGCCGTCGCGGAGGACAACACAGCGCTCCTCCTCTTGGCGGTGGGGAACTCCAGGAAGGAGGCCCTGTGTCGCATCCGCAAGGGCTCCGACGCCTCAAGGGTGCTGGACCCGGAGATGTCCGCGAGGCTGCTCCACCTCGCTTGCAAGCACGACGCGGTGGAGTGCGCGAGGCTGCTCCTAGAGGGCGGCAGCGGGATCGCGGCGGCCCCCATTGACGCAAGGGACCAGCTCACGTGGACGCCGCTCCACGTCGCAGCTGAGACCCACTCGACCAGGTGCATAGAGCTGCTACTCTCCAAGAACGCCCGCACTGATCTCAGGGTGGTTGACGGGAGACCACTTCTCCCGCTTGAGATCGCGCTAATGAGCAGGAG AGTTCAAACTAAATGGTCGGTGGACAACTCAATTGAGGACCTTCTGTCTTTTCTTAAACAAATG GATCTTAATGCAGTAAGGCTCCTAGCAGAGGAAACCAGAGTGGTTGGGGAGCTTGCGTACAGATACGCCATGGAAGGAAGTGTCCCTGCATTGGCAATGCTGCTTCTGGTGGTTGAAGAGAAGATATCGCCACAAGTGAGTGTGGTGATACAGGGCGTCAGCACAAAGCGGTCAATCTACAACTCCATTGTTGATGAGGCTTTATCAATGGGAGATGCTTCAGCTCGTGATGGAAATGAAAGGAGAAAGGCCCTGCTATGTGAGATTCAGCTGCTTAACCAATTTGGATCGGCATCATGGAGGGACCACAATGACAGGAGAACATTACCCCCTCTACTGAGAGCTGCTAAG GTTGGAGATATGAATGTCATAAAGATGCTCCTGATGGGGAATGTTGATGTCAATGAAGCCGACTCTGAAGGAAACACAGCACTTCACTGGTGCCTTAGTGGTGCCTCATATACCAAGGAGCCAAG GATTGTGTGGCTTCTGCTCAAGAATGGCGCAAGAGTTTTCCAGTGGAACAAATTAGGGCTCACACCAGTACACAGCGCTGCAGCTAAGGGCAATTACAAAGCTCTTCAG TCACTTCTGCTTCATGCCCAAGATTGTGTTGATATACCTACCAAGACCAAAGAAACCCCATTGTTCTTTGCAGTGAACAATGGTTTTGTGGATTGTGCAAAACTTCTTTTGTGCTTTGGGGCTGATACCAAAGCCCGGAACCTGAG AAAGCAAAGACCAATTGATGTGGCAACATCCCAGGACATGCGTTTCATTCTTAGCTCTGCAAATGTGTTACCAT GGAACCATAGCTCACCTCAACAGAATCGTGTGATGAGAAAGAAAATTTACAAAGAGCTTCTTGGTGATAAATTTGATGATCATGATAAGGATTACTGTGATGATAA CTATACTGGGTTTAAGACATCAGTAGGCCAATATGATTTTCGGTCCAGTAATCATTCTGCACAAGGGCTTAAGAGTAAAAGCCAATATGTTCCAAAACAAGCACAAGGTTCAAAGTTTGTGCCTCGG GCTAAGGCATCATCGAGTGGAGCTTCTACCGCCACTGCTGCAAAAGTTCCTGCAACTCCT GGCCACCCTGCTGCCCCTGTGGTCCCTGCTACATCAGTTGCAAGAACACCTACACAAGCTCCTGTTGCCACAGCTGAAAC GGCACCTCCAAGTGCACAGCCTcaggctgctcctgctgctacgCTTGCTGCATC TGGTGATGCTGATGTGTACAGTCAGGCAGCTTCAAACCTTGTATCTGGCAACAATCTGGAACAGATTATCCAACAAATTCTTGACATGGGTGGTGGTACCTGGGAACGTGATACAGTTGTCCGTGCTCTACGTGCTGCATATAATAACCCTGAGAGAGCTATAGACTACCTATATTCT GGAATTCCTGTGAATGTGGAGACTCCTCCTGTTGCTGGAGCACCTGCTGGtggccaacaaacaaatcagcaGGCCCCATCACCTGCTCAGCCAGCAGTTGCATCACCAGTGCAGCCATCCGCTGCCTCTGCACGGCCCGATGCAAATCCTCTGATCCTTTTTCCTCAG GTCAATCTCCATTTCTGCGGACGTAAAATCCGAACATCTCTTCTACCTGGTCTCTCCATTGTGAAGCTTGTTCAGCTTGCTCTATTGGAGAACAATATCAGAACAACAGATTTTTATTTACTGTTAAATGGAAGACTCTTGGATGAGCATGTGACTGTTAATGACATTCCGGCAGAATCAAATATCCAAGTCCGTCCAAGAGTTCGAGGCGGAGT GGATGAAGTCCATGAGACCACTTACAGAAGTATCGATACTGTGATCAACAAAAGGGGGCATGAGAAGATGTTTAGAAGAGTCATTATTCCGAAGCAATTGGGAAAGCGTTATGCTTGTTTGTTATCACCCTTCTCACAGTACATTTTATTTGGTATCTTACGTTGTGTTTGTCGGGAAGCACACCAGTTTGGCAAGTGTTACAACGGAGCATTTACTTTAGCTGATTTTATGATTTCAAAAAAAGGTCACATTAAGATGAGCTCTTCAGTTTTCTTGGACAATTACACCCCTCAGGGAGGTGAAGCTGACTATAGGCAGTTATATAGGATATTACTGGTATTTGTTGACGCAGAGCGGGGACTTGTGCCTCTCTACTTTGCTCACCTCCTCGACACGCTGCGCAGTACTAATGAGCTTAATCGGCGTGATCCAGATTCCATCACTTTTTTGCTAAATCACCCGAGCCTTCTAACTTATGCAGAAAGACATCGGCTCTTTTGTTTGATTGACCAGATGATTCTTAAGTTACCTAGGGAAGAGAAAGAGAAAGTATTTAAAAAGGTGAATTCAATTCCTGGGTATTCTAAGTGGGATAGCAATTTTGAAGTCATGAAAGAATTTAATAGG GTGTACAATTTCCCTTCTGGCAAAGGCATACATAGATATGCAGGTTCTGGATTGAATACTACGATCCACTTTTGTCGCAATTACTTGAGCCACCCAGAAGATTGG GTGTCAATACTATTTGCTGAGGTGGCTATATCTCTGCTTGTAGAAGATATGCTGGCCAAAGTCATAAAAGAGTTGTTAGATTATCAGCCTCCAGTCTAT GATTGCCAATGTAAGGGCGGATACAGGCACAATGTTAAATCAGGATGGTGCTGCTTACTCAGACTGACAGA ATTAATGGCTCCCTGGCTCGGAGGGCCATCAAGGACTTGA
- the LOC8054829 gene encoding uncharacterized protein LOC8054829 isoform X3 yields the protein MSCLLNSQNSSGETSGAGTRASMERVKHENFCRAVAEDNTALLLLAVGNSRKEALCRIRKGSDASRVLDPEMSARLLHLACKHDAVECARLLLEGGSGIAAAPIDARDQLTWTPLHVAAETHSTRCIELLLSKNARTDLRVVDGRPLLPLEIALMSRRVQTKWSVDNSIEDLLSFLKQMDLNAVRLLAEETRVVGELAYRYAMEGSVPALAMLLLVVEEKISPQVSVVIQGVSTKRSIYNSIVDEALSMGDASARDGNERRKALLCEIQLLNQFGSASWRDHNDRRTLPPLLRAAKVGDMNVIKMLLMGNVDVNEADSEGNTALHWCLSGASYTKEPRIVWLLLKNGARVFQWNKLGLTPVHSAAAKGNYKALQSLLLHAQDCVDIPTKTKETPLFFAVNNGFVDCAKLLLCFGADTKARNLRKQRPIDVATSQDMRFILSSANVLPWNHSSPQQNRVMRKKIYKELLGDKFDDHDKDYCDDNYTGFKTSVGQYDFRSSNHSAQGLKSKSQYVPKQAQGSKFVPRAKASSSGASTATAAKVPATPGHPAAPVVPATSVARTPTQAPVATAETAPPSAQPQAAPAATLAASGDADVYSQAASNLVSGNNLEQIIQQILDMGGGTWERDTVVRALRAAYNNPERAIDYLYSGIPVNVETPPVAGAPAGGQQTNQQAPSPAQPAVASPVQPSAASARPDANPLILFPQVNLHFCGRKIRTSLLPGLSIVKLVQLALLENNIRTTDFYLLLNGRLLDEHVTVNDIPAESNIQVRPRVRGGVDEVHETTYRSIDTVINKRGHEKMFRRVIIPKQLGKRYACLLSPFSQYILFGILRCVCREAHQFGKCYNGAFTLADFMISKKGHIKMSSSVFLDNYTPQGGEADYRQLYRILLVFVDAERGLVPLYFAHLLDTLRSTNELNRRDPDSITFLLNHPSLLTYAERHRLFCLIDQMILKLPREEKEKVFKKVNSIPGYSKWDSNFEVMKEFNRVYNFPSGKGIHRYAGSGLNTTIHFCRNYLSHPEDWVSILFAEVAISLLVEDMLAKVIKELLDYQPPVYVGTWDLIGLIANVRADTGTMLNQDGAAYSD from the exons ATGAGTTGTCTTTTGAATTCGCAGAACTCAAGTGGAGAAACCAGCGGGGCAGGAACCAGGGCCAGCATGGAGCGCGTGAAGCACGAGAACTTTTGCCGCGCCGTCGCGGAGGACAACACAGCGCTCCTCCTCTTGGCGGTGGGGAACTCCAGGAAGGAGGCCCTGTGTCGCATCCGCAAGGGCTCCGACGCCTCAAGGGTGCTGGACCCGGAGATGTCCGCGAGGCTGCTCCACCTCGCTTGCAAGCACGACGCGGTGGAGTGCGCGAGGCTGCTCCTAGAGGGCGGCAGCGGGATCGCGGCGGCCCCCATTGACGCAAGGGACCAGCTCACGTGGACGCCGCTCCACGTCGCAGCTGAGACCCACTCGACCAGGTGCATAGAGCTGCTACTCTCCAAGAACGCCCGCACTGATCTCAGGGTGGTTGACGGGAGACCACTTCTCCCGCTTGAGATCGCGCTAATGAGCAGGAG AGTTCAAACTAAATGGTCGGTGGACAACTCAATTGAGGACCTTCTGTCTTTTCTTAAACAAATG GATCTTAATGCAGTAAGGCTCCTAGCAGAGGAAACCAGAGTGGTTGGGGAGCTTGCGTACAGATACGCCATGGAAGGAAGTGTCCCTGCATTGGCAATGCTGCTTCTGGTGGTTGAAGAGAAGATATCGCCACAAGTGAGTGTGGTGATACAGGGCGTCAGCACAAAGCGGTCAATCTACAACTCCATTGTTGATGAGGCTTTATCAATGGGAGATGCTTCAGCTCGTGATGGAAATGAAAGGAGAAAGGCCCTGCTATGTGAGATTCAGCTGCTTAACCAATTTGGATCGGCATCATGGAGGGACCACAATGACAGGAGAACATTACCCCCTCTACTGAGAGCTGCTAAG GTTGGAGATATGAATGTCATAAAGATGCTCCTGATGGGGAATGTTGATGTCAATGAAGCCGACTCTGAAGGAAACACAGCACTTCACTGGTGCCTTAGTGGTGCCTCATATACCAAGGAGCCAAG GATTGTGTGGCTTCTGCTCAAGAATGGCGCAAGAGTTTTCCAGTGGAACAAATTAGGGCTCACACCAGTACACAGCGCTGCAGCTAAGGGCAATTACAAAGCTCTTCAG TCACTTCTGCTTCATGCCCAAGATTGTGTTGATATACCTACCAAGACCAAAGAAACCCCATTGTTCTTTGCAGTGAACAATGGTTTTGTGGATTGTGCAAAACTTCTTTTGTGCTTTGGGGCTGATACCAAAGCCCGGAACCTGAG AAAGCAAAGACCAATTGATGTGGCAACATCCCAGGACATGCGTTTCATTCTTAGCTCTGCAAATGTGTTACCAT GGAACCATAGCTCACCTCAACAGAATCGTGTGATGAGAAAGAAAATTTACAAAGAGCTTCTTGGTGATAAATTTGATGATCATGATAAGGATTACTGTGATGATAA CTATACTGGGTTTAAGACATCAGTAGGCCAATATGATTTTCGGTCCAGTAATCATTCTGCACAAGGGCTTAAGAGTAAAAGCCAATATGTTCCAAAACAAGCACAAGGTTCAAAGTTTGTGCCTCGG GCTAAGGCATCATCGAGTGGAGCTTCTACCGCCACTGCTGCAAAAGTTCCTGCAACTCCT GGCCACCCTGCTGCCCCTGTGGTCCCTGCTACATCAGTTGCAAGAACACCTACACAAGCTCCTGTTGCCACAGCTGAAAC GGCACCTCCAAGTGCACAGCCTcaggctgctcctgctgctacgCTTGCTGCATC TGGTGATGCTGATGTGTACAGTCAGGCAGCTTCAAACCTTGTATCTGGCAACAATCTGGAACAGATTATCCAACAAATTCTTGACATGGGTGGTGGTACCTGGGAACGTGATACAGTTGTCCGTGCTCTACGTGCTGCATATAATAACCCTGAGAGAGCTATAGACTACCTATATTCT GGAATTCCTGTGAATGTGGAGACTCCTCCTGTTGCTGGAGCACCTGCTGGtggccaacaaacaaatcagcaGGCCCCATCACCTGCTCAGCCAGCAGTTGCATCACCAGTGCAGCCATCCGCTGCCTCTGCACGGCCCGATGCAAATCCTCTGATCCTTTTTCCTCAG GTCAATCTCCATTTCTGCGGACGTAAAATCCGAACATCTCTTCTACCTGGTCTCTCCATTGTGAAGCTTGTTCAGCTTGCTCTATTGGAGAACAATATCAGAACAACAGATTTTTATTTACTGTTAAATGGAAGACTCTTGGATGAGCATGTGACTGTTAATGACATTCCGGCAGAATCAAATATCCAAGTCCGTCCAAGAGTTCGAGGCGGAGT GGATGAAGTCCATGAGACCACTTACAGAAGTATCGATACTGTGATCAACAAAAGGGGGCATGAGAAGATGTTTAGAAGAGTCATTATTCCGAAGCAATTGGGAAAGCGTTATGCTTGTTTGTTATCACCCTTCTCACAGTACATTTTATTTGGTATCTTACGTTGTGTTTGTCGGGAAGCACACCAGTTTGGCAAGTGTTACAACGGAGCATTTACTTTAGCTGATTTTATGATTTCAAAAAAAGGTCACATTAAGATGAGCTCTTCAGTTTTCTTGGACAATTACACCCCTCAGGGAGGTGAAGCTGACTATAGGCAGTTATATAGGATATTACTGGTATTTGTTGACGCAGAGCGGGGACTTGTGCCTCTCTACTTTGCTCACCTCCTCGACACGCTGCGCAGTACTAATGAGCTTAATCGGCGTGATCCAGATTCCATCACTTTTTTGCTAAATCACCCGAGCCTTCTAACTTATGCAGAAAGACATCGGCTCTTTTGTTTGATTGACCAGATGATTCTTAAGTTACCTAGGGAAGAGAAAGAGAAAGTATTTAAAAAGGTGAATTCAATTCCTGGGTATTCTAAGTGGGATAGCAATTTTGAAGTCATGAAAGAATTTAATAGG GTGTACAATTTCCCTTCTGGCAAAGGCATACATAGATATGCAGGTTCTGGATTGAATACTACGATCCACTTTTGTCGCAATTACTTGAGCCACCCAGAAGATTGG GTGTCAATACTATTTGCTGAGGTGGCTATATCTCTGCTTGTAGAAGATATGCTGGCCAAAGTCATAAAAGAGTTGTTAGATTATCAGCCTCCAGTCTATGTTGGTACATGGGATCTAATCGGATT GATTGCCAATGTAAGGGCGGATACAGGCACAATGTTAAATCAGGATGGTGCTGCTTACTCAGACTGA